In Streptomyces sp. B21-105, a single window of DNA contains:
- a CDS encoding AAA family ATPase encodes MTTNNRVPGAWPTSTRRPTTEAAQREAQIWAEPTDPRIWAEDSIPAWTDDQPPAHNGGLWIPGQHPSPPPPTGNGQAPNASRPTPSWRPRDLTDILNGTYQAPQPTIGRRDDGIGLFYPGRLHSVIGESEGGKTWFALTAVASELAAGNAVVFIDFEDDAPGVAGRLLTLGVPATVISERFAYIRPETPLTSEFNKLDLGQALNDLKPTFVPVDGVTEGMAMHGMELKDNSDVAHFGRVLLHPIARTGAAVVTLDHVVKDKEGRGRYAIGGVHKINGITGAVYTLENRTPFGIGVTGKSTVRISKDRPGQLRRHALPHSSGLHWFADFTLTSHDETFAESSLTTPIERTGPFRPTGLMQKVSDALAGAPDPLSVRGVQDRVTGNKDAVRAALARLVDEGFVTVTPGPRGAQLHTLTKPFTTSEGEAP; translated from the coding sequence GTGACCACCAACAACCGCGTACCCGGCGCCTGGCCCACCAGCACCCGCCGGCCCACCACCGAAGCCGCACAACGCGAAGCCCAGATATGGGCCGAACCCACAGACCCACGAATCTGGGCCGAAGACTCCATCCCGGCCTGGACCGACGACCAGCCACCCGCACACAACGGAGGACTCTGGATCCCCGGCCAGCACCCCAGCCCGCCACCCCCGACCGGCAACGGACAAGCCCCCAACGCCTCCCGCCCCACACCCAGCTGGCGACCCCGCGACCTCACAGACATCCTCAACGGCACCTACCAGGCACCCCAGCCCACCATCGGCCGCAGAGACGACGGCATCGGCCTCTTCTATCCCGGCCGCCTCCACTCCGTCATCGGCGAGTCCGAAGGCGGCAAAACATGGTTCGCGCTCACGGCCGTCGCCTCCGAACTGGCGGCCGGAAACGCCGTCGTGTTCATCGACTTCGAGGACGACGCCCCCGGAGTCGCCGGACGCCTCCTCACCCTCGGCGTGCCCGCCACCGTCATCAGCGAACGGTTCGCGTACATCCGCCCCGAGACCCCGCTCACCTCCGAGTTCAACAAGCTCGACCTCGGCCAGGCCCTCAACGACCTCAAACCCACGTTCGTACCCGTCGACGGCGTCACCGAAGGCATGGCCATGCACGGCATGGAGCTCAAGGACAACAGCGACGTAGCCCACTTCGGCCGCGTCCTCCTCCACCCCATCGCCCGGACCGGCGCCGCCGTCGTCACCCTCGACCACGTCGTCAAGGACAAGGAAGGCCGGGGCCGGTACGCCATCGGCGGCGTCCACAAGATCAACGGCATCACCGGCGCCGTGTACACCCTCGAAAACCGCACCCCCTTCGGAATCGGCGTCACCGGCAAATCCACCGTCCGCATCTCAAAAGACCGACCCGGCCAACTCCGCCGCCACGCCCTCCCCCACTCCAGCGGCCTCCACTGGTTCGCCGACTTCACCCTGACCTCCCACGACGAGACGTTCGCCGAATCCAGCCTCACCACCCCCATCGAACGCACCGGACCATTCCGCCCGACCGGGCTCATGCAGAAAGTCTCCGACGCCCTCGCCGGCGCACCCGACCCGCTCAGCGTCCGAGGCGTCCAAGACCGCGTCACCGGCAACAAAGACGCCGTCCGAGCCGCC
- a CDS encoding helix-turn-helix domain-containing protein produces MKYLTVAQAAQRTGLSERAIYDRIGDHTLTATGIKLRIPEDSLDRFILDRQQAAAAKVGDLTRFAEQVRKRLQWPGGTKGTVLQRDKDALKIFGPHILQAAGMPENRGCRWCWARMTAAVHGGLQPTLTVPHRQLLGEPCREDLKVLREQLRARHPSPQPTEPEPVQARTAAPRGYKACGIAVGVACECHTSDRPGGPRRNDGSDLAATRRKALTAAIKAAQDRGDHKHAQQLRGLLTSLTAQAVRTPKKSAGTTGRRPDIHGCGCACPEHRSQP; encoded by the coding sequence ATGAAGTACCTGACAGTGGCTCAAGCAGCCCAACGAACCGGCCTCTCCGAACGCGCCATCTACGACCGAATCGGCGATCACACCCTCACCGCGACCGGCATCAAGCTCCGCATCCCCGAGGACTCCCTCGACCGGTTCATCCTCGACCGCCAGCAGGCCGCCGCCGCGAAAGTCGGCGACCTCACCCGCTTCGCAGAGCAAGTCCGTAAGCGTCTCCAGTGGCCAGGCGGCACCAAAGGCACCGTCCTCCAGCGCGACAAGGACGCCCTGAAGATCTTCGGGCCGCACATCCTCCAGGCGGCCGGCATGCCCGAAAACCGCGGATGCCGTTGGTGTTGGGCACGGATGACGGCAGCCGTACACGGCGGACTCCAGCCGACCCTCACCGTCCCGCACCGCCAACTCCTCGGCGAACCATGCCGCGAAGACCTCAAGGTCCTGCGCGAGCAGCTGCGCGCCCGCCACCCCTCACCGCAACCCACGGAACCCGAACCCGTACAGGCCCGCACCGCCGCCCCCCGCGGCTACAAGGCCTGCGGCATCGCGGTCGGCGTCGCCTGCGAATGCCACACATCCGACCGGCCAGGCGGACCCCGACGGAACGACGGATCCGACCTCGCCGCGACCCGCAGGAAGGCCCTGACCGCCGCCATCAAGGCCGCCCAGGACCGCGGCGACCACAAGCACGCCCAGCAGCTCCGCGGCCTCCTCACCAGCCTCACCGCCCAGGCGGTCCGCACGCCGAAGAAGTCGGCCGGCACCACAGGACGCCGCCCCGACATCCACGGATGCGGCTGTGCCTGCCCCGAACACCGGAGCCAGCCATGA